The proteins below are encoded in one region of Aquisphaera giovannonii:
- a CDS encoding matrixin family metalloprotease, whose protein sequence is MPGNDYVLSGYKWSNPGHITYSIAPDGVLWDHGVNDLNAVFNAKFGTDGAWQAAIARALATWESVANINIVPTTDGPYSEDVFGYSQGDARFGDIRLGGYSFPGKSSTLAQTYFPPPNGSTAAGDVEVNTSMNFGMGSDYDFYSVILHELGHSLGLDHAKNPADVMYANYQGVRTGLAEGDIAGIQAIYGARTLDAYQAKGQGLGYSSAIDVSAGLAGANSLGLSNLSLAAIGDAEYFTFTAPSYASGVIRVTASAANVSMLSPEVRLYDAAGNLLASASNPAAWSDGVTAEAASVVPGQKYYAVVSGATGDVFSVGSYNLTVALPASAPPPPSTPTPPASPGSGTSGSSGITPTSTTSPSPDRLEPNDTPGAATGLGRLTHVTVGGLTLSSAADVDDFTFRVGSSGRYLVGAAGVKIQVYNARGRLIAGGTDAVNLPPSRAGTPFLVRISSATGAPVSAYSLTVSTVSPFAARRTVRTVRHQLTDLAAVTGASASAAKSRPAPISTPVRELAVRVALGFRAGMLRGHLTGLARRRPPGGG, encoded by the coding sequence GTGCCGGGCAACGACTACGTCCTCTCCGGCTACAAATGGTCGAATCCCGGGCACATCACCTACAGCATCGCCCCCGACGGCGTGCTCTGGGATCACGGCGTCAATGATCTGAACGCCGTGTTCAACGCCAAGTTCGGCACCGACGGCGCCTGGCAGGCAGCGATCGCGCGGGCCCTCGCGACGTGGGAGTCCGTGGCGAACATCAACATCGTGCCCACGACCGACGGGCCCTACAGCGAGGATGTTTTCGGGTACTCCCAGGGGGATGCCCGTTTCGGTGACATCCGCCTGGGCGGCTATTCCTTCCCGGGAAAGTCGAGCACGCTCGCCCAGACGTACTTCCCGCCTCCCAACGGCTCGACCGCGGCCGGGGACGTGGAGGTCAACACCTCGATGAATTTCGGCATGGGGAGCGATTACGACTTTTACAGCGTCATCCTCCACGAACTGGGCCATTCCCTCGGGCTGGACCACGCCAAGAACCCGGCGGACGTCATGTACGCCAACTATCAGGGCGTGCGGACGGGCCTGGCCGAGGGGGACATCGCCGGGATCCAGGCGATCTACGGCGCGCGGACGCTCGACGCCTATCAGGCGAAGGGGCAGGGCCTCGGTTATTCATCCGCCATCGACGTGTCCGCCGGGCTGGCCGGCGCGAACAGCCTGGGCCTCTCGAACCTCTCCCTGGCGGCCATCGGCGACGCCGAGTACTTCACCTTCACCGCGCCGAGCTACGCCTCGGGGGTCATCCGGGTCACGGCCTCCGCGGCGAACGTCAGCATGCTCAGCCCCGAGGTTCGACTCTACGATGCGGCCGGGAATCTCCTGGCGTCCGCATCGAACCCCGCGGCCTGGAGCGACGGGGTCACGGCTGAGGCGGCGAGCGTCGTTCCGGGCCAGAAATACTACGCCGTGGTCTCCGGCGCGACGGGAGACGTCTTCTCCGTCGGCTCGTACAACCTGACCGTCGCCCTCCCTGCCAGTGCGCCGCCGCCGCCGTCGACACCAACGCCCCCGGCGAGTCCCGGCTCCGGCACTTCCGGGTCCTCCGGCATCACTCCGACGTCGACCACATCTCCGTCACCGGATCGCCTGGAGCCCAACGATACGCCCGGGGCCGCCACCGGCCTGGGGCGACTCACGCACGTGACGGTGGGCGGGCTCACGCTGTCGAGTGCCGCGGACGTGGACGACTTCACGTTCCGGGTGGGCTCCTCGGGACGCTATCTGGTGGGCGCGGCCGGCGTGAAGATCCAGGTCTATAACGCGCGGGGCCGCCTCATCGCCGGCGGGACCGACGCCGTCAACCTGCCCCCGTCCAGGGCCGGCACCCCCTTCCTCGTCCGCATCTCGTCGGCGACCGGGGCGCCGGTCTCGGCATACTCGCTGACCGTGAGCACGGTCTCCCCATTCGCGGCCCGGCGGACGGTCAGGACGGTCCGGCATCAGCTGACCGACCTCGCGGCGGTGACCGGGGCGTCGGCATCGGCGGCGAAAAGCCGGCCCGCGCCGATCTCGACTCCCGTCCGGGAGCTGGCGGTCCGCGTCGCCCTCGGTTTCAGGGCCGGCATGCTGCGCGGGCACCTCACGGGGCTGGCTCGGAGGAGGCCTCCCGGCGGCGGGTGA